The proteins below are encoded in one region of Sporosarcina sp. FSL K6-1508:
- a CDS encoding CD3337/EF1877 family mobilome membrane protein yields MMVFLFFGTGVTHSGFADDGEIANEKTDIMDIITDQYGEFKDDGKSYYHLDAVSDKDVESFEEGSKFWADTYDKLFGWADVKENVGNKLSEMVNLVNNIVFDINMFLTYTMLVMYDLAYTADFTEKIIVELESLMSNMTGISGGTFSIGNGLFGNLVKLIAILTGMYALYVFIIKRAFFESFSSIFQTIIALTIAVLMFANYTTLLTGANKITTDLSGFVVSLPSHAGDLESNMVDPRTKMKDSIWGMFVDRPYLYMQYGTHDVEVLGEGNRDAGLTRVKNILKEPVGEERQTKVVQQEASKDGYGNNMMKYSAVNSRLAFSYFYMMINGLVSLPIYLLSLCLILFQFWFMVIAALAPFALLIGAIPGQFNVLKRYFIELGIPLALKIFLSFIALIVFVISDIIYAGDFKSITGASNPFYSYVGAGTFNLLLFGTIFILRNRIKNIFSSGSNTIRELRESSGTFAAPFKKGVQNVATVGGAVAGAVAGGPAGAMTGAAIGGSVGKVVTGEGGVSDVAGSAMKAQHLAHLNKMTQSQDATKLTGSDKSKLGNFFDKKNLTPEMKKDTMEAFEKAGINNLSDDELSEQFNKISSQGDLDGNFSDAFVNGISDKRKNNAIEMEKDVLFPGREKKQEQTKAVLSDTGMPTKMVDSPMHALDKQGLHDVSNRELQTQYHKLMDQSNLSEGNGDTFAKATSDAGKSHHLQREKQDVHGDVEYELHLNKSMITNELANRGLPPEMINQTMDTLKTQGINNISQSEMHRHIDLVVDRAGQAEWKNSFADTFTSNIQNERRTTELEQERSAPIEGENLRSFDETPD; encoded by the coding sequence ATGATGGTTTTTCTGTTCTTTGGTACGGGTGTAACCCATTCAGGATTCGCAGATGATGGGGAAATAGCGAATGAAAAAACTGACATTATGGATATTATCACAGATCAATATGGTGAATTCAAAGATGATGGAAAGTCTTATTATCATCTCGATGCAGTCTCCGATAAAGATGTGGAATCGTTTGAGGAAGGGAGTAAATTCTGGGCTGATACTTATGATAAACTTTTCGGTTGGGCTGATGTCAAAGAAAACGTAGGAAATAAGTTAAGTGAAATGGTCAACCTGGTCAACAATATTGTCTTTGATATAAATATGTTTTTGACCTATACGATGTTAGTCATGTATGACTTAGCCTATACAGCTGATTTTACCGAGAAAATCATTGTGGAATTGGAATCATTAATGTCGAATATGACCGGTATTTCCGGTGGAACTTTCAGTATCGGGAATGGTCTATTTGGAAATCTTGTAAAGCTTATTGCAATATTGACTGGTATGTATGCGTTGTATGTGTTCATTATTAAACGCGCTTTTTTTGAATCATTTTCTTCAATCTTTCAAACAATTATTGCTCTAACGATCGCAGTCCTGATGTTTGCGAACTATACGACATTACTAACTGGGGCGAATAAAATAACGACAGATTTAAGCGGCTTTGTTGTCAGCTTACCTAGTCATGCAGGGGATTTAGAATCGAATATGGTTGATCCAAGAACGAAAATGAAGGACAGCATATGGGGAATGTTTGTTGATAGACCCTACCTGTATATGCAATACGGCACACATGATGTTGAAGTACTTGGTGAAGGAAATAGAGATGCTGGACTTACACGGGTGAAAAATATATTAAAAGAACCAGTTGGTGAAGAAAGGCAAACTAAAGTGGTGCAACAAGAAGCTTCAAAAGATGGTTATGGCAATAACATGATGAAATACTCAGCAGTAAATAGTCGTTTAGCATTCTCGTATTTCTACATGATGATCAATGGGCTCGTATCTCTTCCTATTTATCTATTATCGCTTTGTTTAATACTCTTTCAGTTCTGGTTTATGGTTATTGCAGCACTTGCGCCATTCGCATTGCTTATCGGTGCAATCCCAGGACAATTTAATGTCTTAAAACGATATTTCATTGAGTTGGGTATCCCGTTGGCATTAAAGATATTTTTATCATTCATAGCGTTAATAGTATTTGTGATATCAGATATTATTTACGCTGGAGATTTTAAATCGATAACCGGAGCTTCCAATCCTTTTTATAGTTATGTAGGAGCAGGAACTTTCAATTTATTGTTGTTCGGAACAATATTTATCTTACGAAACAGAATCAAGAATATTTTCTCTTCTGGTTCGAATACAATTCGAGAGCTTCGAGAAAGCTCAGGTACGTTCGCCGCACCATTCAAAAAAGGTGTACAGAATGTTGCTACCGTCGGTGGTGCTGTTGCTGGTGCAGTCGCAGGTGGTCCGGCGGGTGCAATGACAGGTGCTGCAATTGGTGGTTCTGTCGGTAAGGTGGTTACTGGAGAAGGTGGCGTAAGCGATGTTGCCGGCTCTGCAATGAAAGCCCAACATTTAGCTCATTTGAATAAAATGACACAGTCCCAAGACGCAACGAAACTAACTGGTTCAGATAAGAGCAAACTAGGTAATTTCTTTGATAAGAAAAATCTGACCCCTGAAATGAAAAAGGATACCATGGAGGCGTTTGAAAAGGCTGGAATCAACAATCTATCGGACGATGAACTGTCAGAGCAATTCAATAAAATTAGTAGCCAAGGGGACTTAGACGGTAATTTCTCAGACGCATTTGTAAATGGTATTTCAGATAAAAGAAAAAATAATGCCATTGAAATGGAAAAAGACGTATTATTCCCTGGTAGAGAAAAGAAACAAGAACAGACAAAAGCTGTTCTGTCTGACACAGGAATGCCAACGAAAATGGTAGATTCACCGATGCACGCTTTGGATAAGCAGGGCCTGCATGATGTGAGCAATAGGGAATTGCAAACTCAGTATCATAAATTGATGGATCAAAGCAATCTATCTGAAGGAAACGGCGATACATTCGCAAAAGCTACTTCCGATGCAGGCAAGTCCCATCACTTGCAGAGGGAAAAGCAAGACGTCCATGGTGACGTGGAATATGAACTACATCTGAATAAATCGATGATTACAAACGAACTTGCGAATAGGGGCTTACCTCCTGAAATGATAAATCAGACAATGGACACTTTGAAAACCCAAGGTATCAACAATATTAGTCAAAGTGAAATGCACAGGCATATTGATTTGGTCGTTGATAGAGCAGGTCAAGCAGAATGGAAGAATAGTTTTGCTGATACGTTTACCAGCAACATTCAAAATGAGAGAAGAACGACTGAATTAGAACAAGAAAGGAGTGCCCCTATTGAAGGAGAAAATCTAAGATCTTTTGATGAGACACCCGACTGA
- a CDS encoding peptidoglycan DD-metalloendopeptidase family protein, producing MKKLLWILPIIASPGLLLLFSILALFLFFAVFVVFTEEDDEKLNFAGGAVCRPDGEISEEIFFSQFNNAGEFTDKGQTFIDVAENYGIDPVLMAAVAFHETGSGTSAAVILKNNPGGLMDPATGSRFLYTFATIEEGIEAMGKTLHNRIIKDGLITISDLGSAYAPIGADNDPTGLNNHWVPAVTNFVAQFGGLTMNCEVHVVGDWKIPLMTGIKITSPFGYRIHPVYGDERLHTGVDLSCKNGDPILAAQSGNVIFASGNGWSNGYGLHVMINHGEVTTLYAHMNSVKVSINGEIAQGDVIGTCGSTGTSTGNHLHFEIIRAGMKEDPMPYLVEYKPVVDK from the coding sequence ATGAAAAAGTTGCTATGGATTCTGCCGATTATAGCTAGCCCGGGTTTGCTTCTTCTGTTTTCTATTCTTGCTCTATTCCTCTTCTTTGCCGTATTCGTGGTGTTCACCGAAGAGGATGATGAAAAGTTGAACTTTGCCGGAGGGGCGGTATGCCGTCCTGATGGTGAAATCAGTGAAGAGATCTTTTTCTCTCAATTCAACAATGCAGGTGAATTTACGGACAAAGGGCAAACGTTTATTGATGTTGCTGAGAACTATGGGATAGACCCCGTATTGATGGCTGCTGTCGCCTTTCATGAAACGGGTTCAGGGACATCGGCTGCCGTAATATTGAAAAATAATCCAGGCGGGTTGATGGACCCTGCAACCGGCAGCCGTTTCTTATATACCTTTGCAACAATTGAAGAAGGAATAGAGGCAATGGGGAAGACCTTGCACAATCGAATTATAAAAGATGGCCTGATTACGATTTCTGATTTAGGGAGCGCCTACGCCCCTATTGGAGCCGACAATGATCCAACTGGATTGAATAATCATTGGGTGCCGGCAGTAACAAATTTTGTTGCTCAATTCGGTGGTTTGACGATGAATTGTGAAGTTCATGTTGTTGGTGACTGGAAGATTCCCCTGATGACGGGAATAAAAATTACTAGTCCATTCGGTTATCGTATACACCCTGTATATGGGGATGAAAGACTGCATACGGGTGTGGACCTTTCATGTAAAAATGGAGACCCCATCCTTGCAGCTCAGAGCGGAAATGTCATATTTGCATCAGGCAACGGTTGGTCAAATGGATATGGGCTCCATGTAATGATCAATCATGGTGAAGTTACTACGCTTTATGCTCATATGAATTCAGTGAAAGTAAGTATAAATGGTGAAATAGCCCAAGGAGATGTAATCGGTACATGTGGTTCAACGGGAACTTCTACCGGCAATCATCTTCATTTTGAAATTATTCGTGCTGGAATGAAAGAGGACCCCATGCCTTATCTAGTGGAATACAAGCCTGTTGTAGATAAATAA
- a CDS encoding replication-relaxation family protein, producing the protein MSRTGNKQVVKVLQARDIEILKGLYEHRALSTEQIMRRYEMSKWYTYKKLALLRNSKLISTLPIRGYLANQKRQGNYHRISETGITCLRKQGVAVERSADQLRVNIRHLPFLLSSNDIMIDLEKYKWVMKDSRQVKVEYELNRGANVQGMLTSPKGVGYLFYMFMHGISKMNLNKTAKEIKESKYRNYMLFAKSQKSFSTIVNVLSIDENLIVQCQSLKIFPYVFAKYYLRLFEDENNVMKFLEDYEIYDLSFKTDFKDTRRKTYDGLERVVRHNGEEKYLVNLLDTDLVKVYNIKQYRKEMYELDGRKVLIVTTSNTRKMHEQLLEEIYHVDYLEIDTGDLIDYLTTI; encoded by the coding sequence ATGTCGAGGACGGGCAATAAACAGGTGGTGAAGGTTTTGCAAGCTCGTGATATTGAGATACTAAAAGGACTCTACGAACATCGAGCGTTGAGTACGGAGCAGATCATGCGACGCTACGAAATGTCGAAGTGGTACACGTATAAGAAATTAGCATTGCTACGAAACAGCAAGTTAATCAGCACACTCCCGATACGCGGATATCTCGCCAATCAGAAGCGACAAGGGAATTACCATAGAATTAGTGAAACGGGCATCACCTGCTTACGAAAGCAGGGGGTGGCTGTTGAACGGAGTGCAGACCAATTACGTGTAAACATCAGGCACCTCCCATTCCTACTATCCAGTAACGATATAATGATTGACTTAGAAAAATATAAATGGGTAATGAAAGACAGTCGCCAGGTCAAAGTAGAATATGAATTAAACCGCGGGGCCAACGTACAGGGGATGTTAACGAGTCCCAAAGGAGTAGGTTACTTATTTTACATGTTCATGCACGGTATCAGCAAAATGAATCTAAACAAGACTGCTAAAGAGATAAAAGAATCCAAGTATCGCAACTATATGTTATTTGCAAAAAGCCAAAAAAGTTTCAGCACAATCGTCAATGTCCTTTCTATAGATGAAAATCTAATTGTCCAATGTCAAAGTTTGAAAATATTCCCGTATGTCTTTGCAAAATACTACTTACGCTTGTTCGAAGATGAAAATAACGTCATGAAGTTTCTGGAAGACTACGAAATATATGACTTGTCCTTTAAAACGGATTTTAAAGATACCCGAAGGAAAACGTACGATGGTTTAGAGAGAGTCGTCCGGCACAATGGCGAAGAAAAGTACCTTGTAAATCTGCTCGACACGGATTTGGTCAAAGTTTATAACATCAAGCAATACCGCAAAGAAATGTACGAATTAGATGGACGGAAAGTGCTCATCGTAACAACTTCAAACACTCGAAAAATGCACGAACAGCTATTAGAAGAAATTTATCATGTCGATTATCTTGAAATTGATACCGGTGATCTTATCGATTACCTAACCACAATCTGA
- a CDS encoding DUF3885 domain-containing protein has translation MNVREQYENYMDSYFPQINKFPFHLEGKIPWIRFELGIPGQWRISQAEYLNTVYQKAITVFEKSHDPEDDIFLLVLKYGSSYKKNRYKKVKVFDRYIKEKKLRNKLHVLKTNWCDSDYDEEQVTYSYLLKCKSSELNYRQLLKAIAHTDFLIHPYISDQCFFINTTKHTIYHMYDDRGLDLLGESKESIKDIYNSYSNWVLDYDRKAIDESFESGLYGIKETAKERKIRESADEEKLSELESSNIPFELPRKPEHKFTIKNGKEIVELIAVHLQRMGYATLVQAPKSNSEDYSITCTKPCQLYQHQVSIQTSLMALVAKKYKAKYEGWAL, from the coding sequence TTGAATGTTCGAGAACAATATGAAAATTATATGGACTCTTATTTTCCACAAATAAATAAGTTTCCGTTTCACCTTGAAGGTAAGATACCATGGATAAGGTTTGAATTAGGAATTCCTGGTCAATGGAGAATTAGTCAAGCTGAATATCTGAACACTGTTTACCAAAAGGCTATTACTGTCTTTGAAAAATCACATGATCCTGAGGATGACATTTTCTTATTAGTATTGAAATATGGAAGTAGCTATAAGAAGAATCGGTATAAAAAGGTAAAAGTATTCGACCGTTATATAAAGGAAAAAAAACTTCGTAACAAACTGCATGTTCTGAAAACTAATTGGTGTGATAGTGATTATGATGAAGAACAAGTGACATATTCATATTTACTAAAATGCAAGTCTTCTGAACTTAATTATCGTCAATTACTAAAGGCGATTGCTCACACTGATTTTTTAATTCATCCTTATATTTCAGATCAATGTTTTTTTATCAACACTACAAAACACACAATTTACCATATGTATGATGACAGGGGGTTAGATCTACTTGGTGAATCTAAAGAGTCCATAAAGGATATATATAATAGCTATAGTAACTGGGTATTGGATTATGATCGAAAAGCTATTGATGAGAGTTTTGAATCTGGATTATACGGTATAAAAGAAACGGCCAAAGAGCGGAAAATAAGGGAAAGCGCAGATGAAGAAAAACTATCAGAGCTTGAAAGTTCGAATATTCCGTTTGAATTACCACGTAAGCCTGAACACAAATTTACGATAAAAAACGGAAAAGAGATTGTTGAGTTGATAGCAGTCCATTTACAAAGAATGGGATATGCAACGCTAGTTCAAGCCCCAAAATCAAACTCGGAGGATTATTCCATCACCTGTACAAAACCATGTCAGTTATATCAACACCAAGTGTCTATACAAACAAGTTTGATGGCATTGGTTGCAAAAAAGTACAAGGCAAAGTATGAGGGTTGGGCGTTATAA
- a CDS encoding DUF4279 domain-containing protein, with translation MDKTQVMVYFSLYGDEFPIDYVTETLEIEPTETYKKGDTIVRPFNRKVTSTKTHYRLETAWELSTGYQESFDVKEQMDQIFGQFKNKSTKINQLKTEYELECHFSIVIIMENGYTPSLHLDNEQIEFANSIKAEFDIDLYTNPYKSNFDD, from the coding sequence TTGGACAAAACTCAAGTAATGGTTTACTTCAGTTTGTATGGAGATGAGTTTCCAATTGATTATGTGACCGAAACGTTGGAAATTGAACCTACAGAAACCTATAAAAAGGGTGATACCATCGTAAGACCCTTTAATCGAAAAGTTACTTCAACGAAAACCCATTATCGATTAGAAACAGCTTGGGAATTAAGTACGGGCTATCAAGAGTCCTTTGATGTGAAGGAGCAAATGGACCAAATCTTTGGACAGTTTAAAAATAAATCAACTAAAATAAATCAGTTGAAAACGGAGTATGAACTGGAATGCCATTTCTCAATTGTTATAATAATGGAAAACGGATATACACCTAGTTTACATCTGGATAACGAACAGATTGAATTTGCAAATAGCATAAAAGCCGAATTTGATATTGATTTGTATACCAACCCTTATAAAAGTAATTTTGACGACTAA
- a CDS encoding DUF6980 family protein, giving the protein MNNHCCVTMKDQANIKCKIHANPFGCPDILITYNKKFDEYGLIIHDGGSSSIEITYCPWCGTKLPESKRDLWFENLEQLGFDDPVEQSIPEEFKTDKWYKK; this is encoded by the coding sequence ATGAATAATCACTGCTGCGTAACTATGAAAGACCAAGCTAATATTAAGTGCAAAATTCACGCTAATCCATTTGGTTGTCCAGACATTTTGATTACTTATAATAAAAAGTTTGATGAATATGGGTTAATAATTCACGATGGAGGCAGCTCAAGTATAGAGATAACCTACTGTCCCTGGTGTGGCACGAAATTACCTGAATCTAAAAGAGATTTATGGTTTGAAAACCTTGAACAATTAGGATTTGATGACCCTGTTGAGCAATCGATTCCAGAGGAATTTAAAACAGATAAATGGTATAAAAAATAG
- a CDS encoding type IV secretory system conjugative DNA transfer family protein codes for MSMPIVWQGSDCFTHMLAVGPTRCGKTATILKPMIYQLLLQKKRGVPLGISVVEPKGDVAAMVNEMCLEMDIPCIHVDPDKPNSASFNPMEGDTDTVAEATVVVLKGLFGKQDAFFATVQELSARNVTKLLKELHGNNMDIVDVMNTLRDQNVLQQKVSELKHRDGMTDLVHFFESELLGSMREKYQQFVIGLRAQLENIVSNEALRTIMTGKSDVNIDEHLETGGVLAVNTALGKLRKAGDAFGQFMIMHLQNGTFRRPGTENTRIPHFLIVDEYSRYINPDVEIFLSLAAEYRVAGIFATQSLGQLEIESGNLGPKAMKQAILTSCRNKICFGGISAQDAQDFADEFGKDKVIMRQSTYKNRILLPRLFPDSYRDTEDEEYRFDPTDLMDGIPKFNFVHKLLEDGTPQKPALAKGQFVPRNWKELREWEEKTTFKKTKSKIPKKFMKNSLLVRFQERMKKRNEKGDEETEQISDIPIEPNIQPELETLYSLELTTAESPDDSLKVEKESLETKQTPTSIPIDEKGGVKHGSKQIKVHQVPTVVTVPPKEEKGIVQPTSNPKKKETSNVVKSNDGFWD; via the coding sequence ATGAGTATGCCCATCGTATGGCAGGGGAGTGATTGCTTCACTCATATGCTTGCAGTTGGTCCTACTCGTTGTGGCAAGACAGCAACGATATTAAAACCGATGATCTATCAATTGTTGCTACAGAAGAAACGAGGTGTTCCGTTAGGTATATCCGTTGTCGAGCCTAAAGGGGATGTGGCGGCAATGGTAAATGAAATGTGTTTAGAAATGGATATCCCATGTATTCACGTTGACCCTGACAAACCCAATTCTGCAAGCTTTAATCCAATGGAAGGTGACACGGATACAGTGGCGGAAGCAACGGTCGTTGTATTAAAAGGATTGTTTGGAAAACAGGATGCTTTCTTCGCAACCGTTCAGGAACTATCTGCGCGTAACGTTACGAAACTGCTTAAAGAACTGCATGGCAACAACATGGATATCGTTGATGTAATGAACACGCTACGTGATCAAAATGTCTTGCAGCAAAAGGTATCGGAACTGAAGCATCGGGACGGCATGACGGACTTGGTCCATTTTTTTGAATCAGAATTACTCGGAAGCATGCGTGAGAAATATCAGCAATTCGTAATTGGATTAAGAGCTCAACTGGAAAATATCGTCAGTAACGAAGCGTTACGAACAATCATGACCGGTAAGAGTGATGTGAACATTGATGAGCATTTGGAAACAGGCGGCGTCCTTGCGGTTAATACAGCACTTGGCAAGTTACGAAAAGCTGGGGATGCATTCGGACAATTTATGATCATGCATTTACAAAACGGAACGTTCAGGAGACCTGGCACAGAGAATACACGTATTCCCCATTTTTTGATCGTCGATGAGTATAGTCGTTACATTAATCCAGATGTAGAAATCTTCCTGTCACTCGCTGCTGAATATAGGGTAGCTGGTATTTTTGCGACACAATCACTTGGCCAACTTGAAATAGAGTCTGGGAATCTTGGTCCTAAGGCAATGAAACAGGCCATTCTTACGTCTTGCCGAAACAAAATCTGTTTTGGTGGCATATCCGCACAAGACGCACAGGATTTTGCGGATGAATTCGGTAAAGATAAAGTCATCATGCGGCAAAGCACATATAAGAACAGAATACTGTTGCCACGGCTCTTTCCAGATTCCTATCGGGACACAGAGGATGAGGAATACCGTTTTGATCCAACAGATTTAATGGACGGCATACCCAAATTCAACTTTGTCCATAAACTTTTAGAAGACGGAACACCACAGAAACCTGCATTAGCAAAAGGTCAATTTGTTCCGCGTAACTGGAAGGAACTTAGGGAGTGGGAAGAAAAAACAACTTTTAAAAAGACGAAGAGTAAAATTCCTAAGAAATTCATGAAGAATAGTCTGCTTGTTCGTTTTCAAGAGAGGATGAAAAAGAGGAATGAAAAGGGGGATGAAGAAACAGAACAAATATCAGATATCCCAATCGAACCCAATATCCAGCCCGAACTTGAAACGCTTTATTCGTTAGAGTTAACTACTGCCGAAAGTCCAGATGATTCTCTAAAAGTAGAAAAGGAATCTTTAGAAACAAAGCAAACACCTACATCTATTCCCATTGATGAAAAAGGGGGAGTAAAACATGGTTCTAAACAAATTAAGGTACACCAAGTGCCAACAGTAGTTACTGTGCCACCCAAGGAAGAGAAGGGCATTGTTCAACCGACTTCGAATCCTAAAAAGAAGGAAACGAGCAATGTAGTCAAGTCTAATGATGGATTTTGGGATTAG
- a CDS encoding S1 RNA-binding domain-containing protein: protein MTENNMQVLIEGFDPSKVQVDSEFNNDWKKVYGAYQNNTILQASMTGIETLLDKPCAVVTLGNVRGFIPLEFTGADNLRQLRAMTGQSVAFKVLNYDREAEVFTGSRIAALEQMASITLKKIDVDDEIIAVVRSVSPSLVRADIGGIEVKIPLEEIKYGWIDDLTEEVKQGDHLKVKVLEIDKEEKKVTVSAKATQENPWLRSIGRYSSGNEYVGTVSGVREYGVFVNLEAGVDSLARHLKFQNVKRGDRVLVRVLETDAKKEQIRTRITRVL from the coding sequence ATGACAGAAAACAACATGCAGGTTCTAATTGAAGGTTTTGATCCATCGAAAGTACAAGTGGACAGCGAATTTAATAACGACTGGAAAAAGGTTTATGGTGCTTACCAAAATAATACGATATTGCAGGCTTCGATGACTGGAATTGAAACGCTGCTCGATAAGCCTTGTGCTGTTGTAACGCTAGGTAACGTCCGTGGGTTTATCCCGTTGGAATTTACGGGTGCTGACAACTTACGCCAGCTCCGAGCAATGACGGGACAGTCTGTTGCATTCAAGGTTTTGAACTATGACCGTGAAGCAGAAGTGTTCACTGGATCACGTATTGCTGCATTGGAACAAATGGCATCCATTACGTTAAAGAAAATTGACGTGGATGATGAGATCATTGCCGTTGTTCGTAGTGTCAGCCCTTCGCTTGTTCGTGCTGATATCGGTGGAATTGAAGTAAAGATTCCTCTCGAAGAAATCAAATATGGTTGGATTGACGATTTAACGGAAGAAGTTAAGCAAGGCGATCACCTGAAAGTTAAAGTCTTGGAGATTGATAAAGAGGAGAAGAAAGTAACGGTGAGTGCAAAAGCCACACAAGAGAACCCGTGGTTGCGTTCGATTGGTCGATACTCGTCTGGTAATGAATATGTCGGCACAGTTTCCGGTGTACGTGAATACGGTGTATTCGTCAATTTGGAAGCCGGTGTGGATTCATTGGCCCGTCATTTGAAGTTCCAAAACGTTAAAAGGGGTGATCGTGTGCTTGTCCGTGTATTGGAAACAGATGCGAAGAAAGAACAGATTCGTACACGTATTACTCGTGTCCTATAA
- a CDS encoding ABC-three component system middle component 6, whose protein sequence is MLIDKDSKPEDTILYLSAQLLLKIKSCSRIKLAFIEDLYRDIDEKQPYFKYNLSLNFLYLIDKVKIEGGDLVYVPNKNEDS, encoded by the coding sequence ATGCTAATTGATAAAGATTCCAAACCTGAAGACACAATTCTCTATTTATCAGCCCAGTTACTTTTGAAAATTAAAAGCTGTAGTAGGATTAAATTGGCTTTCATTGAAGATTTATACCGAGACATCGACGAAAAACAACCTTATTTTAAATATAACCTTTCTTTAAACTTTTTATATTTAATTGATAAAGTAAAAATTGAAGGGGGTGACTTAGTATATGTACCTAATAAGAATGAAGATAGTTGA
- a CDS encoding RecT family recombinase → MEKVLTFTNEQKSLIWNRFVQPAKGTQEEADHFIEVCETFGLNPLLGDIVFQRYETKNGPNTSFITTRDGLLRVATTQEGYVGPPNANVVREGDTFEFIPSEGSVRHEFGQKRGPILGAYAVMHHKRFRPVAVFVDFQEYFQANSGELNSKYGNKNTWDKMPSAMIQKIAEVFVLRRQFPLGGLYTREEMSIDEDFNSNSGNVDAAKQSNPAPKKQNGVTGNQQTAETPVQQSSDNIVEGVFILQRFEKGVSPQKVPFAKLNVMDKSSNEVSLVLVKEKQELVDSLSQIQKGQELAMVIKKESGFNFLEEFSIVQANVQSETQSQSDQKESVQEPVQQGNQTSSEPLDAFIMEKYEQGITPGGVSFAKMYVMSVASNAQTMVFAQGEVAVQKTQHLIEGDKFTMQTRTENGFTFFEKLGDADKGVA, encoded by the coding sequence GTGGAAAAAGTACTTACGTTTACAAACGAACAGAAGTCGTTGATTTGGAATCGGTTTGTTCAGCCAGCAAAAGGGACTCAAGAAGAGGCGGACCATTTTATTGAAGTCTGTGAGACCTTCGGATTGAATCCATTACTTGGTGATATCGTTTTTCAACGTTACGAAACGAAGAACGGCCCGAATACATCTTTCATTACTACTCGCGATGGGTTGCTCCGTGTTGCTACTACGCAAGAAGGCTATGTAGGACCTCCCAACGCTAATGTAGTTAGAGAAGGAGACACATTCGAGTTCATCCCATCAGAGGGAAGTGTTCGGCATGAGTTCGGTCAGAAGCGTGGTCCAATACTTGGTGCTTATGCAGTCATGCATCATAAACGTTTTAGACCGGTTGCCGTCTTCGTGGATTTTCAAGAATACTTTCAAGCAAATTCAGGTGAACTTAACTCGAAGTATGGCAATAAAAACACTTGGGATAAAATGCCTTCTGCCATGATTCAAAAAATAGCGGAAGTCTTCGTACTTCGTCGTCAGTTCCCTCTAGGTGGCTTATACACCCGTGAGGAAATGTCGATTGATGAAGACTTTAATAGCAACAGTGGAAATGTGGATGCTGCGAAACAGTCTAATCCAGCCCCCAAAAAACAAAACGGGGTTACAGGAAATCAACAAACTGCTGAGACACCCGTTCAGCAATCAAGCGACAACATTGTTGAAGGGGTATTCATCCTGCAAAGGTTTGAAAAAGGGGTAAGCCCACAAAAAGTTCCATTCGCAAAATTAAATGTTATGGATAAGTCGAGCAATGAAGTAAGTCTTGTTCTGGTGAAGGAGAAACAAGAACTAGTTGATTCTCTAAGTCAAATACAAAAGGGCCAAGAGTTGGCTATGGTCATTAAAAAAGAAAGTGGCTTTAATTTCCTTGAAGAATTCTCTATTGTTCAAGCGAATGTTCAATCTGAAACTCAATCACAATCAGATCAAAAAGAATCCGTTCAAGAGCCTGTTCAACAGGGAAATCAAACGTCTTCTGAACCACTTGATGCGTTCATCATGGAAAAGTATGAACAGGGTATAACTCCCGGTGGCGTGTCTTTCGCAAAAATGTATGTAATGAGTGTGGCTAGTAATGCTCAAACAATGGTGTTTGCACAAGGGGAAGTTGCGGTTCAAAAAACACAACACCTTATTGAAGGAGATAAGTTTACGATGCAGACCCGTACAGAAAATGGATTTACGTTTTTCGAGAAATTGGGAGATGCAGATAAGGGGGTAGCATAA